In Candidatus Nitrosotenuis uzonensis, the sequence ACCTACAAAACTTGAAGAATATGCAAAATATGCGGAAAAAAATGGACTCAAAGTTATAATCGCTGGTGCTGGCGGCTCTGCACACCTGCCTGGCATGATTGCAGCCCACACGGTGATCCCAGTGGTCGGTGTTCCAATCATGGTGTATAACGATAAATCAGAAAAGAAATCGGAGCGTTTCAAGTTTTCTGCATTCGGTGGTATGGATTCACTTCTATCGATAGTAGAGATGCCGAATGGATCCCCTGTGGCAACAGTTGGAATAAACAAAGCGGCAAACGCAGGACTATACGCATTAAAAATTCTAGGCAGCGAATACCCTGAAATTAGAATCAAGTTGAAAAAATTCAAAGAAAGACAACATCAAGCAGTGATCTCAGAATCAAACGAGATGAAAAAGACAGGCCTTGTAAAATTTGTGCAGAAAAAATTTAGATAACACTATGGCATGATTTTGAACTGGATGTTTTTTGCCTTCAAATGTGATATTAGTCTTTGAGCGTGTTCTTTTCCTTCTGTTTCAAGACTTAGTGTAACGCCTGCTGTTCCAGCATCTATGTTCGAGCTTAGTCTGTCATGAACCACTTCTACTATGTTTACACTGAGTGATGCAATTTCATCTACCACTTCTTTGAGGGCTCCAGGCTTGTCTTTTAGCAATATGAATATTCTTATCATCCTAGTCATGGCAGCCAATCCTTTTGCCACTATTTGTCCCAAAAGATACATGTCTACGTTTCCTCCACCGAGAATTGGAACTACCTTCTTGCTTGGTGATGGCTTTACATCAAGCAGATATGCCAGTGTTACTGCACCTGCAGGTTCAACTACCATCTTGGCTCGTTCCATTAACAAAAACATAGTCTTGACTATCTGTGTATCGTCTACCAAAACTATGTCATCGATTAGATCGTTAATTATCTTGAATGTAAGTCGACCTGGAGTTTTTACTGCGATTCCATCCGCTATTGTTCTCGTACCTTTCACTGCCTGCAGTCTTCCGGCCTTTAGTGAATTGCGCATGGCAGGAAACCCTTTTGACTCCACTCCTATTACCTTGATTTTTGGATTACGTTTTTTTACTGCAAGCAAGATCCCAGCTGCAAGACCGCCGCCTCCTATGGGAACATATATCTCATCTACATCTGGCAAGTCTTCTAAAATCTCAAGTCCAATTGCCCCATTTGCAGCGATGATCTGAGGATCATCAAACGCGTGAATTATTTTGGCTCCTGTTTTCTTTGAGATCTCTTGGGCTTTCAACCAAGATTCATCGTAGTTTATGCCTTGGAGTAAGACCTTAGCACCATACCCCCTAGTTGCAGCAACTTTTGCTGGTGATGCTGTGATTGGCATAACTATCGTGCACGGTATCTTTTCAAGCTTTGATGCATAAGCAACACCCTGTGCATGGTTACCAGCAGATGCCGCAATGACACCATTTTTTTTCTCTTCATTGGAAAGTGATTTTATTTTTGCATATGCGCCTCTCAGCTTAAATGATCCTGTTTTTTGTTGAAATTCTGCTTTTAGGTAAACATGAGAGCCTGACATTCTACTGAACGTTTCACTGTAATGTAGTGGCGTCTTTCTGACCACCTTGCCATACGAACCTCTGTTTTTTACAATATCATCGTATGTAGGAGTCATTAGAATTGATCGCAGCCAGTCAACTATTTAATTTCTTGTGTAAATCCTGCATGAATTTTGTCATTTTATGACTAATTTGTGTAAGAAATTCACACACTTGGATAACCTTAAATATATTGACGATGAT encodes:
- the purE gene encoding 5-(carboxyamino)imidazole ribonucleotide mutase, whose product is MVPKKPLVGIIMGSSSDSKVMHSAAQILDDFGILHDDQIVSAHRTPTKLEEYAKYAEKNGLKVIIAGAGGSAHLPGMIAAHTVIPVVGVPIMVYNDKSEKKSERFKFSAFGGMDSLLSIVEMPNGSPVATVGINKAANAGLYALKILGSEYPEIRIKLKKFKERQHQAVISESNEMKKTGLVKFVQKKFR
- the ilvA gene encoding threonine ammonia-lyase, whose translation is MTPTYDDIVKNRGSYGKVVRKTPLHYSETFSRMSGSHVYLKAEFQQKTGSFKLRGAYAKIKSLSNEEKKNGVIAASAGNHAQGVAYASKLEKIPCTIVMPITASPAKVAATRGYGAKVLLQGINYDESWLKAQEISKKTGAKIIHAFDDPQIIAANGAIGLEILEDLPDVDEIYVPIGGGGLAAGILLAVKKRNPKIKVIGVESKGFPAMRNSLKAGRLQAVKGTRTIADGIAVKTPGRLTFKIINDLIDDIVLVDDTQIVKTMFLLMERAKMVVEPAGAVTLAYLLDVKPSPSKKVVPILGGGNVDMYLLGQIVAKGLAAMTRMIRIFILLKDKPGALKEVVDEIASLSVNIVEVVHDRLSSNIDAGTAGVTLSLETEGKEHAQRLISHLKAKNIQFKIMP